The region AACATGGAAGTTCATATAAGTACACAAGCAAATAATACAAATCACATGACTGCGAAATTTTGGGGAAGTCTTGGAGCTAGTAGAGTTGTATTAGCTCGTGAGCTTAACTTCAATGAGATTAAAGAAATTAGAGACAATATACCAGAAGATCTTGAACTTGAAGCATTCGTTCATGGTGCTATGTGTATGTCATATTCTGGTAGATGCTTACTTAGCAATTATATGGCAAATCGTGATGCTAATAGAGGCGAATGTGCTCAGCCATGCAGATGGAAATACAATTTAGTTGAAGAAAAAAGACCAGGAGAATATATACAAGTAATCGAAGATGAAAAGGGAACATACTTTATGAACTCTAAAGACCTATGTATGATTGAATATATTCCAGAAATAATTGAATCAGGTATAACAAGCTTAAAGATTGAAGGCCGAATGAAAACTACTTACTATGTAGCTATGGTTGTTAAGGCATATAGAGCGGCAATAGATAGCTATTATGATAATCCTAACAATTGGGAGTTTAATCCTAAGTGGATGGAAGAGTTAAAAAAGGCAAGTCACAGAGACTTTACGACAGGATTTTATTTGAATAAACCAGGATACACTGAGCACCATTATGATAATACATCATATGTAAGAGACTACAGTTTTATCGGCATTGTTAAAGATTATGATGAAACAAATAAAATTGCAACAATAGAGCAGAGAAATCGATTCTTCCTAGGTGATCAAATCGAAATTACCGGGCCTAAAGAAGATGTAGCTATGACTATTACAGAAATGTGGGATGAAGATATGAATCCAATTGATGTAGCACCTCATCCACAACAGATTATAAAAATTAGAGTAGAACTACCTGTAGCAGAAAACTATATTTTACGAAAAGAAATAAAGGCTGGGGAGAATGAGTAAATGAGTAGTAGACCTATTTTGATTGGTATTATTGGTGGAACTGGTTCTGGAAAAAGTACAGTTGCTAGGGCTATTTTCCAAAGTTTACCAGAAAAAAATATAGCAATTATTCAACAAGATTCATATTATAAAGATCAAAGTCATTTAACTTTCGAAGAAAGAACAAAAACAAATTATGACCATCCACTAGCTTTTGATGCCACTTTATTGAAACAACACTTAAGTGAGTTATTAAATAATAACTCTATTCAAAAGCCTATTTATGACTTTGAACAGCATACAAGAAAAAAAGAAACAGAAACAATATATCCTAAGGATATAATTATTTTAGAGGGTATTATGATCTTGGATGACTCAGAGTTAAGGAAGATGCTGGATATTAAAATCTTTGTAGATACAGATGCAGATGTTCGTATTATTAGAAGGATATTGCGAGATATGAGAGAACGTGGGAGAACGTTAGAATCTGTAATAGATCAATATCTAACAACTGTAAGACCAGCGCATTTGCAATTTGTTGAACCTAATAAAAAATATGCAGATGTAATTATTCCAGAGGGTGGATACAATCAAGTAGCTATTGATATAATGGTAGCTAAAATTAAATCAATTATTGAAAATAAACAAAAACTAAATTCAAATAGAGTTAAGAATAACTAGGTATTAAATAAAAGATAGTATAAGTATAACCCCCTATACGATTGGTGATAATATTTAAAAAAGTATAGGGGGATTTCTATGTCAAGAATAAAACGTAAAAAAAATGAATGCAGCGTGGTTAACATAAAAAGATTATTGTTTATCAGAGGCATGTCCTTTTGTATTTTTATAGGACTAATTGTGCGTTTATTTTATATACAGGTGATAAAATATGATTTTTATAATGCAGAAGTAATTAAACAAAGACAGATTAGTATTCCAGTTGATAGTGGTAGGGGATTAATACTCGATAGAAACTTTATTCCTTTAACTGATAGAATAGAGCAAAAGGTAGCAATTATTTTTCCTCAACATTTTGTTGCAAACGCAAGTAACGTTTTATTTTTACAGGAGATTACAGGTAAAGAATATGAGGAACTATTTAATAAAGTGAAAAATTCTAAATATACTTTAGAGTTCTCAGTAAAAGATGATCTAAACTGGAATGATAGAAGATTTATAAATACTAAGGGACTATTTATTGTTAATAAAAGAATACGCCACGATAGTAATGGATTTTTAAATCATGTAATTGGATACATAAACCAGGTAGATCTTAGAGGGATGTCAGGTATTGAAGGGGCGATGGATGGAGTGCTCAGTGGAAATACAGGTAAATCTTTAATAGCGACATTAGATGGGCGAAAAAAATTTCTGCCTGGAGAAGGATATGTGGTAGCTAGTACCAATAATAAAAGCCAAAATCTTAGGTTAACCATTGATTATCACATACAGAAAATAGCTGAAGAAGTTATAGACGAAAGTAGTATGCCAGGTTCAGTTATAGTTTCAGATATACAAACTGGTGAAATACTAGGTATGGTAAGTAGACCTAACTTTGATTCTGGCAACATATCATATCATCTTAAAAGCAGAGGGGATGAATTATATAATAAGGCTATTCAAATGGCATTTCCACCAGGATCTATATTTAAAATAGTAGTAGCTATAGAAGCATTAAGGCAGAATCCTCTATATGCAGATGAAATATTTGAATGTTTAGGTTATGAGTCTGTAGGGGAAATAGAGATTAAATGTTCATCCTATGATAAAGGGGGACATGGACAAATAACAATGGATAGAGCCTTTGCTGAGTCTTGTAACTGCGTATTTATTCAGTTGGCTCAAAGGATAGGGGCAGGAAATATTATTAATATGGCAGAACAGTTGGGTTTTAATAACATAGTAGATATAGGCTTAATGGAAGAAAATTCAGGGAATCTTCCTAGTGGAAATGATTTATTAGGACCAGCCTATGGAAATATAGCTATCGGTCAAGGACAAATATTAGCAACTCCACTTCAAGTTAATCAATTAACTCAGTTGATAGCAAATAATGGATTAAAGAAATCCTTATATATTATGGAAGATATTGTTGATAATGACTATGTTACTTTAAAAAAATCAAATATAGCAAAGGAGCAGCAAGTATTAGATTCAGAATTAGCTAAAAAGCTAAAGCTATGGATGGAAAAAGTAATGCTAGAAGGGAGTGGCCGCCATGTTGAAGAGTTTTCTAACATTACTGCTGGTAAAACAGGATCTGCAGAATCGGTAGAAAATGGACAAGAAGTAGTTCATGCTTGGTTTACAGGATACTATCCAACAAATACCCCTAAGTATGCCGTTACTATTTTTATACAAAATGGAAGGTCTGGAGGTGGCGTTGCAGTTCCGATTTTTAGAAAAATAGTAGAAAAAATGACGAATTTAGGATATAAATAGCAAATATGAACAAAATTTTCCTTACCAAGATTTCAAAGCTGATTTTATTGAAACTCTCTATGGCATAAAACCTCTATCTAAAGAACAGAAGTTTTATGCCATCGTTATTATAAATATAATATAGCTTATACAATTATATAAGTACATGCACATATATAGACTTCAGAACATATTATTTAAAGTGACATACTATTTAGGTTTTTAAGGGAGGAGATGATCTACATGTGGCCGATATTACTAAGTTTATTTCCCGTTACACTAAAGCCAATATTATTTTTAGTATCTTACGTTTCTAGCAGTACATCTTTTCCACAGCCATTAACACCAGAAGAAGAAGCAATGTATTTAGAACAATACGAGCAAGGTAATGAAGAAGCTAGAAATATATTAGTGGAAAGGAATTTACGGCTTGTGGCCCATATTGTAAAGAAGTATTCTAATATTGGTCGAGATATGGATGATTTGATTTCTATAGGTACTATTGGATTAATTAAAGGAATTACTACCTTTGATAGATCAAAGGGAACAAGACTTGCAACTTATGCTGCAAGGTGTATTGAAAATGCTATACACTCCTAACGGAAACATTATTCTGTTTCCCTTGGTGGAATTTGCTTTTTTTCTGAAATACTACCGAACATAATTATTTCCGCATTTTTACCATTCCAGATTATTTTATCAACTATAATTTTAAGGAACGCTCTTTTATCTTCTATATCCATTAAGTCAACACTATCATTAAAATTCGAGAGTATACCTTTCATAACATCAAGACTATTTTCTTTAGCTTGATTTTTTTCTTGTACTTCTTTAAGTCTTAGAAGTCTATCTTTAATTTGGGCAGTTTCTTTATCTAATCCTTCAATCTGATCAATAATATATTTTGCAGCTGTACTGTTTTGATTTTGTGATAGAGAACTAACTAAATTGCCTATAGATTGCCCATTATTTTTAATATTAGACTCTAGCATGGATATTTCATTTTGAATAGCATTTTGAGCTGTCTGAAGGCTAATTTTATCATTTTCAATACTATCCTGTACATCTGAATTTGACATAGCTAAATTTTTAATTCTATCAATAATCAAGTGATCAAGTTCATTACCTTTTATATTTTTAATATTACAACGAGTTCTTTTGCTTTTTTCCTTCATTTCACACATATAATAAAAAATTTGTTCACCATCTTTATTTTTTCTTCCCATTTTAGGACGCATATAACTTCCACAACTACAATAAAGAACTCCAGATAGTAAGCTGTTAGTATTTTTAACTCTCCTGTAGCCCTTAGATTTATTCTTATACAATAGATTTTGTGCTTTAATCCAGGTAGTACTTTCAATGATTCCTTTATGTGCTCCAATGGCTACTATCCACTCTGACACGTCCCTAAATCTAATAGAACTTTTACTATCTTGGTTAGTTTTATTATACGCCATTATTCCATGTTTACCGGTAAACTCACTTTCGTGAGAGTAAACTTCGTATCCATTATCTATTATGTAATCATACATAGTCTTATCTGCTACTGCGTAAACAGGATTAGCAAGAATAGATCTAATAGAGTACCTGGTAAAATCAATGTCATTTTTACTTTTAATATTATTTATAATTAGATATTGTTCAACCTTTGTTAAAGATTT is a window of Alkaliphilus flagellatus DNA encoding:
- the udk gene encoding uridine kinase, which produces MSSRPILIGIIGGTGSGKSTVARAIFQSLPEKNIAIIQQDSYYKDQSHLTFEERTKTNYDHPLAFDATLLKQHLSELLNNNSIQKPIYDFEQHTRKKETETIYPKDIIILEGIMILDDSELRKMLDIKIFVDTDADVRIIRRILRDMRERGRTLESVIDQYLTTVRPAHLQFVEPNKKYADVIIPEGGYNQVAIDIMVAKIKSIIENKQKLNSNRVKNN
- a CDS encoding recombinase family protein, translating into MKVAIYSRKSKFTGKGDSIENQIQLCKNYATTHFGIKDNDFYIYEDEGFSGGNTDRPQFQLLMKDAKKKKFDILICYRLDRISRSVMDFSNTFETLESNGVGFVSIKEQFDTSTPMGKAMLYISSVFAQLERETAAERIKDNMLQLAKTGRWLGGITPTGYSSKQIIYTDPSGKERKMFKLSTVDNELEIVRLIFDKYLEFKSLTKVEQYLIINNIKSKNDIDFTRYSIRSILANPVYAVADKTMYDYIIDNGYEVYSHESEFTGKHGIMAYNKTNQDSKSSIRFRDVSEWIVAIGAHKGIIESTTWIKAQNLLYKNKSKGYRRVKNTNSLLSGVLYCSCGSYMRPKMGRKNKDGEQIFYYMCEMKEKSKRTRCNIKNIKGNELDHLIIDRIKNLAMSNSDVQDSIENDKISLQTAQNAIQNEISMLESNIKNNGQSIGNLVSSLSQNQNSTAAKYIIDQIEGLDKETAQIKDRLLRLKEVQEKNQAKENSLDVMKGILSNFNDSVDLMDIEDKRAFLKIIVDKIIWNGKNAEIIMFGSISEKKQIPPRETE
- a CDS encoding peptidoglycan D,D-transpeptidase FtsI family protein encodes the protein MSRIKRKKNECSVVNIKRLLFIRGMSFCIFIGLIVRLFYIQVIKYDFYNAEVIKQRQISIPVDSGRGLILDRNFIPLTDRIEQKVAIIFPQHFVANASNVLFLQEITGKEYEELFNKVKNSKYTLEFSVKDDLNWNDRRFINTKGLFIVNKRIRHDSNGFLNHVIGYINQVDLRGMSGIEGAMDGVLSGNTGKSLIATLDGRKKFLPGEGYVVASTNNKSQNLRLTIDYHIQKIAEEVIDESSMPGSVIVSDIQTGEILGMVSRPNFDSGNISYHLKSRGDELYNKAIQMAFPPGSIFKIVVAIEALRQNPLYADEIFECLGYESVGEIEIKCSSYDKGGHGQITMDRAFAESCNCVFIQLAQRIGAGNIINMAEQLGFNNIVDIGLMEENSGNLPSGNDLLGPAYGNIAIGQGQILATPLQVNQLTQLIANNGLKKSLYIMEDIVDNDYVTLKKSNIAKEQQVLDSELAKKLKLWMEKVMLEGSGRHVEEFSNITAGKTGSAESVENGQEVVHAWFTGYYPTNTPKYAVTIFIQNGRSGGGVAVPIFRKIVEKMTNLGYK
- a CDS encoding peptidase U32 family protein; this translates as MKKVELLAPAGDLERLKVAIMYGADAVYLGGQIFGLRAAAKNFSYEDLTEGVRFAHERGVKVYVTANIIPHNEDLEGFPEYLEQIYKIGVDAVIVSDPGTFSIVKETVPNMEVHISTQANNTNHMTAKFWGSLGASRVVLARELNFNEIKEIRDNIPEDLELEAFVHGAMCMSYSGRCLLSNYMANRDANRGECAQPCRWKYNLVEEKRPGEYIQVIEDEKGTYFMNSKDLCMIEYIPEIIESGITSLKIEGRMKTTYYVAMVVKAYRAAIDSYYDNPNNWEFNPKWMEELKKASHRDFTTGFYLNKPGYTEHHYDNTSYVRDYSFIGIVKDYDETNKIATIEQRNRFFLGDQIEITGPKEDVAMTITEMWDEDMNPIDVAPHPQQIIKIRVELPVAENYILRKEIKAGENE
- a CDS encoding sigma-70 family RNA polymerase sigma factor → MWPILLSLFPVTLKPILFLVSYVSSSTSFPQPLTPEEEAMYLEQYEQGNEEARNILVERNLRLVAHIVKKYSNIGRDMDDLISIGTIGLIKGITTFDRSKGTRLATYAARCIENAIHS